One region of Oncorhynchus mykiss isolate Arlee chromosome 8, USDA_OmykA_1.1, whole genome shotgun sequence genomic DNA includes:
- the LOC110529266 gene encoding translation initiation factor eIF-2B subunit delta — MADCGAADGPVKKDDIVRAKNEGKELTKEEKQRLRKEKKHQKKQKDEKRPSERAKEKKPVAPSQPVATQPPTQKAPTVLPASAPIPVPASGAPSHSSPAPSPADKPAKSRAEQKAERRARQDADRASKQQSCFSSSKTKAPPSELNPVVKRLPEHVQVDDPAVVKRLAKKLERQQIPLRSDYGYKVSLFSHLHQYSRKAPLTQQLSIPSTVIHPSIVRLGLQYSQGIVVGSNARSVALLHAFKQVIRDYTTPPNEELARDLVNKLKPYISFLNQCRPLSASMGNAIKYIKKEISNIPSQFKEEEAKTKLQKCIDCYINENVVLAAKAISKYAIKKISDGDVILVYGCSSLVNHILCEAYDKSRKFRVIVVDSRPRLEGREALRRLVQRGISCTYVLISALSYILPEVSKVFLGAHALLANGYVMSRVGTSQIALVARTFNVPVLVCCETYKFCERVQTDSFVSNELDDPDDLMVTRKGKTQLENWHDVSSLGLLNLVYDVTPPDFVDLVITDLGMIPCTSVPVVLRVKNLEQ; from the exons ATGGCGGACTGTGGAGCAGCAG ATGGACCTGTGAAGAAAGATGACATCGTACGCGCTAAA AATGAAGGGAAGGAGTTGACCAAAGAGGAGAAGCAACGGctgaggaaagagaagaaacaccAGAAGAAACAGAAGGATGAGAAGCGCCCGTCAGAAAGAGCGAAGGAAAAGAAGCCTGTCGCTCCATCACAACCTGTGGCAACACAACCCCCAACACAGAAAG ctCCCACAGTGTTACCTGCCTCTGCACCAATACCTGTGCCTGCCTCAGGAgctccctcccactcctctcctgcCCCCTCCCCAGCAGACAAGCCAGCCAAAAGCAGAGCTGAGCAgaaggcagagaggagagcaagGCAGGACGCTGATAGAGCCTCTAAGCAACAGAGTTGCTTCTCCAGCAGCAAGACCAAGGCCCCTCCAAGTGAACTAAACCCAG TGGTGAAGAGACTTCCGGAACATGTCCAAGTGGACGACCCTGCAGTGGTGAAGAGACTGGCCAAGAAGTTGGAAAGACAACAG atccCCCTACGATCTGACTATGGCTACAAAGTCAGCCTGTTCTCTCACCTGCACCAGTACAGCCGCAAAGCCCCCCTCACCCAGCAACTCAG CATTCCCTCTACAGTGATCCACCCCTCCATCGTGCGGTTGGGTCTGCAGTACTCCCAGGGTATCGTGGTGGGATCCAATGCTCGCTCTGTAGCCCTGCTCCACGCCTTCAAACAG GTGATCAGGGACTATACTACTCCTCCTAATGAGGAGCTGGCCAGAGACCTGGTCAACAAGCTCAAGCCCTATATCAG TTTTCTCAATCAATGTCGCCCCCTGTCGGCGAGCATGGGCAACGCAATCAAGTATATCAAGAAAGAAATCTCCAATATTCCCAGTCAGTTCAAAGAAGAGGAA gCAAAGACCAAACTGCAGAAGTGTATAGACTGTTACATAAACGAAAACGTAGTTCTGGCTGCCAAGGCCATCTCTAAATACGCCATAAAGAAGATCAGTGACGGAGACGTCATTCTAGTTTATGGATG CTCGTCCCTGGTGAACCACATCCTTTGCGAGGCATATGATAAGAGCAGGAAGTTCCGTGTGATCGTTGTGGACAGCCGGCCTCGTCTGGAGGGAAGGGAGGCTCTGAGACGTCTCGTACAGCGAGGCATCAGCTGCACCTACGTCCTCATCTCTGCCCTCTCGTACATACTACCTGAG GTATCGAAGGTGTTCCTGGGTGCCCATGCTCTGCTGGCTAATGGCTACGTGATGTCTCGTGTGGGCACATCTCAGATAGCTCTGGTGGCTAGGACCTTCAACGTGCCGGTTCTGGTCTGCTGTGAGACATACAAGTTCTGCGAGAGGGTGCAGACTGACTCCTTCGTCTCAAACGAGCTTG ACGACCCCGATGACCTGATGGTGACCCGGAAGGGGAAGACCCAGCTGGAGAACTGGCATGATGTCAGCTCCCTGGGGCTGTTGAATCTGGTCTACGACGTCACGCCACCTGATTTTGTGGACCTGGTCATCACAGACCTGGGCATGATCCCCTGTACCTCCGTTCCTGTTGTACTCCGGGTCAAAAACTTGGAACAGTAG